aaagattaatcattgttagataatatgatttttgttatttaaaaaaaatatttataattttaaaagttaacatcaacaaatatttaaataattaacatatggagttATAATATGTCAACactaaattatatctatttaaattatattatctataaatacaatggatcatctattatttaaatcaaattattgatagtccaataaaaatttatggtaggcgcaaaatttaaatgataaaattagagattaaatgtaacatgactttctaggaatatatctattaggtctattttttaaaaaaaatcacgtATGACTCGTGGTTGtgacttatattttaatatataagatttattagttttcatttatttattaattagtaGTATATATAAACCGGGTCGAGTAGACTCGTTAACTCGATTTTCATGCTATCCTTAGAGATTCCACAGTCTCTCGTGTGCCTCATAATCAGCAGGGCTTGCTATTTCGAACAAGTCTCATTTCAGAAAGGGCCTTGTGAGTGTCTCCAGCGGTGAAACTTTGAATCGAATCTCATTTTGGTTGTGCATTTGGATTGTATTCATTGTAGTTTGATTGATTCTTTGTGGCAGGTTGAGATGAAGTTATAGAGATGCTGAAGATGGAATTAGACGCATGTGAAAGGTTAAAAGAAAATTGATCTTTCTTCTTATTGATGTTGTGATCATTTTCTAGGATTGAGTTTGTTTGTTAGTACACAGGTTAAGCATAACGAGTAATGCAAATGGGAGATAACCTCTGGTACATGGTGTTTCAATCGAAATCTCTAAGAGGTGTAACACTGTACCAAGTGGAGAACCGTTACATGGACCAATTATTGTGGTAAGTGGGTGAACCAAGGACAAGTAATATACTAACATCATCATCAGTTGATTTGGTGagaaagaaaatagtgattaaaTCCTTTGATAACTATTGTTATTGGATCTAGTTTTCACAGAACCGATTCTGTAGACAGTGGAAACACTAAACAAATGGATCTTAGATTGTCCCCTCTTTATGATGTTAGATtgaagtctctctctctctctctctctctctctctctctctctcttttagcTTTTCATAGTTTTAGCAGCCTTGCTTTGGCTGAAACTTGCTTATACTACTTATCTACTACTTTTACTATCGTTTACAGCTTCAGTATCCATCTCCAGGCTTAAAGATGCTATTCATTGATTCTTGTTAGTTCCTTACTTGCATAATAGATGCTCTTGTGCATGATTCACTACAGCAATCTCGTAAGTGTTGCTCTTATCATCTTCTTATAGATCGTTCACTTCCTTTTTGCTTTTAGGACTGCTActgattatatataaattacccTTTTCTTGTGGTTGCTTTCTTGCAGAGAGGAAGCTCTTCGGTTGGGGGTTTGTTACTTACAGATTCTACTACGGGCATATCATAATCATCTGTTTCCTCAAGTAAGGCTTTCTACCTCATGCCCCCAATGCCTTTGTGTGTCTGATTGTGCTGCACCATATGACAGGTTATAGTTTTCACGGAAACATGAGTCTGTAGACTTGATTTGGTGAGAAATAAAGTAATGATTGAATCCTTTGATCACACCGTAGCGTGCGTGGAGTTGAGAAATAAGTTATTTCTCTGTTTGCGCCTTGGAATGCAAAGAGCACTGATGTGATGGCCTGTATACATATAGAATGTTTACTTTTGATGGCAAGCTGGAGTGGACTCAACTTGATGTTAGATAAATCATGTGACAGTTTTGATAGAAATCATGTGGGCATTAGGCTTTTTCAGTGTCGtgcatttgatgcttgagttctGAAACATTTTTCTTGGCCTTTTCATTTTCAACTTTGTATTTCGAATTTCATGATTtcttagataaaaaaatattatgaatcTAATTTTCTTCCTAGTTAGCTTTTGGTCTCGTTAAACGCATTGTCTGGCAAGATTCAGCGGCATGATTGTACCTGTATGTTGCTCCTATCTACTTATATATTCTTTCTTGTTTCACGATTCATGGTTTGTTCTATTATGTTGCTCCCTTTGGACCAAACTAGAGAGAACACTACATAACTAATAAGTTTCCACCTATGAAACTTGATTTTGTGTGTGGGTAACAGGCAaagtttgaaacataaagtCTCAACCTTTTTAGCTTGATTGCCCTATAAGTATAGTTTTCAGTTACTCATTTTGGTTAGCTGATTAGTCACAcgttgatatttttaaaatcattgtCATCTTCAGTGGGGGGATCAAGGTCAAGGGGTTGGTTTCCTGGTTACCCAATACTATATAAGGTAGCTCTTTTAGATCAGAAGTTGCTCGTTTTGTTAACTGATTAGTAGCTACAAATGTGCCTACTGTGGCTGATTGGCCTATCTGCATTCTGATGTTGGCCTTATCATTACTTTAATGTAGGTCTTGGTTTGTGTGTGTCTCTTGGTTGTTGCTTGAATTAATAGATGCTGAATGCGCTCTACACGGGGCGGGTTGTTACATTTTTATTCAAGCCGTCCTCCTTGTAGTTCATTGCATGTACTCTTCACGTATGGGTAAGCAGGCTTGTTACTCATTGTAAATGTATGGTTTCGGTAACTCTACTTTCTATGTTGACTTGATTGCTAAATCTTTGCTGGTTTACATCTTTGAAGCAGGCTTCTTCACAGTTTGCACCCCCATCGTATCTGGATCTAGAGGCTAGCAGATAACAATCACGAGGACACAACATATTTGACTTCTCAGCATGTATGTCTCTAAGCAATAAACATGGCCTTCTTTGCATAATAGTATGATTATACTTTATACTTCACAGAGATTCAATTAAAATGATTGTTCGCagtttaatgtattttcttcTTTCCTTGCTAATCTTGGAACTATTAGTGATTACGCAAAAGTATATCAGGAACTTGAGATATATCAGGAACTTGAGATCTTTGTTACCTTAACTTTATTAAGTTTTACATTCTCTTATTCTGCATATCTCAGTTAGTACATTGTGAAAcgttgttttatttaaaaaagtttgCAAGGAATCTCATTGGGTTTGTTACTTCCAGATTCTACTACGGGCATATCACAATCATCTGTTTCCTCAAGTAAGGTATCTTACCTCCTGCCTTTGTGTGGCTGACTCTGATAGGTTATAGTTTTCACGGAAACATGAATTGCTGAAGTTATAGGGTTGATTTGGTGAGAAATAAAAATGGTGTTTGAATCATTTGATCACACTGTGGCGTGGAGGAGTTGAGAAGTAAATCGTTTCTCTCCTTGGCAAAAAGATTTTGGTGTAGAATGCATAGAACACTAATGTCCGTACACATATAGGATTGTTTCTTTATAAGGCAAGCTGGACTCAACTTGATGTTAGATAAATCATGtgtcacactacaagaaaacatgcctATTGCAACATAAATTTGCAACAGAAATATTCCCTCGCAAAATTGCAACGGAACTACGAGTGAATAGCGACGAGAAACAATACCCTCGCAAAACGCTTGCAAATTTGCAACGAAATAAGTTCCTCGCAAATTTGCGACCAGTTTGCGAGGGAAATATGACAAACCGACGCAAAGCCGACGCAAATTTGCGATGAAAAGTCTTGTCGCAAAACAGTTGCAAATTTGCGAGGATTTTGCATTTGAAGTGCATTTCAAATTATTCTCCTTGCAATTTCGTTGCAAAACAGATAGGTTTTATaatacacgttttttttttcgtgtAACTAATTTATTAACCTCGCAAATTCCGTCGCAAAACGGATAAGTTGGTGATACACGTTTTCTATATGTGTAACTAATTTTTGCAAGGGAAAGAATGCCCACGCTAATCCCTTGCAAAGTTGTTAGAATTCCCTCGCTAATCCCTTGCAAATTTGTTAAGCATTGCAAAACCGTTGCAATATCTGTTGCAATTCACTCGCAAATCCCTTGCAAAAACCTTGCAATTATCTTTTAAATGTCTATATATAGCAGCTGTGATCAGTTAGTAaaacatagaagaaaaaaaacgaaaaaaaagtTGTGCAAgaaggaatttaaaaaaaaaaaaaaaagagttgagagaaaaatatattaagaaagaaaaaagaaaaaaaaattgagagaaAAATGGCGTCCAGAAATGATATATATGCGTTACGGGCATGGATGTACAATCATAGAGATCCGGATACCGGTGAAGTGAAGAGAGAATATCGGGCGGGGCTACGGGGTTTCTTACAACAGGCAACTAACCAACCATTTGCAAGGGAAAATGGTAAAATATTCTGTCCCTGTGTAAAATGCAAGAACGAACCATATTTAGAAATTGATACTGTGAAGAAGCATCTATATAATAGAGGATTTAGACCACAGTACTACATATGGTTTTTGCATGGGGAAGGTGCATCAAGTAGTAGTACGGGTCAGGGATTTGAACTACGAAGTTATAATGCTAATTATTATGATCCTCGTGAGTCAAATATGTTTGGAAATAATGCGGGTGATGGGTATGAGCAAAATATGTTTGAAAATAATGCGGGGGATAGGTATGAGCAACATGGAAATAGATATCACAATATGGTTACAGATGCATTGCATGAAGCTGCTATTCCTGATAGTAGTAGGGAAGAAACTAACATAGACGCACAAAGGTTTTATAATATGTTAGATGCTGCCAATGAACCTATCTACGAAGGATGTAGAGAAGGGCTTTCTAGATTATCACTAGCATCTAGGATGATGACAATTAAAAGTGATCATTCTCTAAATGATAAGTGCATGGATTCGTGGGCTCAACTCATTAATGAGTATTTACCGGAAGGTAATCTTGCTGCCgataatttttatgaaattcagAAGCTAGTTGCGGGTCTTGGTCTACCATCTGAAACAATTGATGTGTGcgttgacaactgcatgattttcTGGAAAGATGATGAAAATCTGGAGGGATGCCGATTTTGTAAAAAGCCAAGATATCAAGAAACCACAGGAAGGAATCGTGTGCCTTACAAACGTATGTGGTACTTACCGATCACAGATAGATTGAAGCGTTTATATCACTCAGAAAGGACAGCCGCGtggatgagatggcatgcccaACATTCGGTGAAAGATGGCGAGATTACACATCCCTCAGATGCTAAGGCATGGAAACACTTTCAAACCGTATATCCCGACTTTACGAGTGAGTGTAGAAACGTTTATCTTGGTCTATGCAcggatggatttagtccatttggtaTGTATGGAAGGCAATACTCTTTATGGCCTGTCATCTTGACGCCATACAATCTCCCTCCGGATATGTGCATGCAAAGAGAATTTTTGTTCTTGAGTATTCTAGTGCCTGGTCCAAAACATCCAAAGCGAGCACTTGATGTATTTTTGCAACCTTTGATCCATGAGCTGAAGCTGTTGTGGCATTTTGGCGAGGAGACATGGGATTATTCGCAGCAGCAGAACTTCAATATGCGTGCAGTGCTtatgtggaccataagtgacttccCCGCATATGGAATGTTATCGGGTTGGAccacacatggaagattatcatgtccatattgtatGGAGAAGACAGATGCTTTTCAGCTGAAAAATGGGAGGAAGtcatgttggtttgattgtcaccgtagGTTTCTTCCGCCGCATCATACATATCGTAAGaacaagaaattgtttaggAAAAACAAGGTGGTCCATGCTCCTCCCCCAATAATGCAATCAGGAGCATCTTTGTTAGAGGAAATTGACTATTATGGTGCTAACGAGACATGTAAAGTTGAGGGAAATTGGCACATTCAAGCTAACATGCCAGACGGGTATACGACATCTCataattggcataagaagagcaTATTTTGGCAACTTCCATATTGGAAAGATCATCTCTTAAGGCACAATCTTGATGTGATGCACATAGAGAAGAATGTTTTTGAGAGTATCATGAACACTCTTTTGAATGTGAAGGGAAATAGTAAAGATAATTTGAAATCGAGGTTAGATTTGCCGGATTTATGTGCAAGACCAGAGCTGCATGTGACAAGAGAAGGAAAATTACCAGTCCCGGATTTTAGATTGTCTGGGGTGGCAAAGCAAAAGTTGTTCGAATGGGTAAATTCAGATGTGAAATTCCCAGATGGTTATGTGTCAAAATTCTCGAGATGCATCGAGAATGGACAAAAATTTTCTGGTATGAAGAGTCACGATTGTCACATTTTCATGCAACGACTCCTACCATTCGCAATGACGGAGCTATTACTAAAACACGTCCATGAAGCAATAGCGGGTAATAAAAGTgacttttaaaattgtatataaatttattgtatgtgttaattgaaataatatttttgtttgatgatGAATTTGTAGGAATTGGAGTATTTTTCAGGGATCTATGCACCCGAACATTAACAAAGGATGGGATCGATTTGTTAGCCAAGAATATTCCTGTTTTGCTTTGCAATCTGGAGAAAGTCTTCCCCCCATCTCTATTTGACGTTATGGTACATCTCATGATTCATCTACCTCTTGAAGCGGCTCTTGGGGGTCCTGTACAATTCCGATGGATGTATGTATTTGAAAGATTCATGGGATTTCTCAAAAAGTTTGCCAAAAATCTTGCCAGAGTCGAGGGTTCGATAGTTGCAGGAAGTCTTACGGTGGAAACTTCACACTTCACATCCTACTACTTTAGCCCAACCGTTATAACgaaatctgataaaaaaaattagatatagtATTTCCGTTAACAATTTTCAATATCAGAATATAGGATATGCGTTAAACTCTCCGGAACACTTGCCAAACCCTAAATGAATCCCTAAAACCCACTAAATTAAACTTTTTGCAAGGGATTTGCAAGGGTTTCATCGCAAAAGCCTCGCAATATTGCAAGGAACTTGCGAGAACACTTCGAAACCCCTGTCTAAACCTCAAACGAAACCTAAAGAcattaaaaaaagattttgcAACGGATTTGCGATGAAACACGATAAGTCTCTCGCAAAACACTTGCAATTTTGCAAGGGATAACCGTTGCAATTCGCTTGCAAATTGCAAGGATTTTGTGACGGAAATTAGGTTGATATATAAACACACTTAACCTTTCCTCTCCATTTCACTCTGCcgtcaaagaaaaaataaaaagaaaacctcTCTGATCCGATCTCCTCTCTGTCTCCCGCCTCTCCTCTCTTTCTCCCTGTGGTCTCTCCTCTCCGCCTCTCCCTCGCCGTGTCCCGCCTCTCTCCGCCCTCTCCCTGCCTCTCCTTCTTCCCGTGGTCTCTCCCCTCCGCCTCTCCCTTGCCGTGTCCTCTCTCCTCCGCCTCTCCCTCGCCGTGTATTCTCTCTCCCCGCCTCTCCCCGCCTCTCCTTCTCCCCGTGGTCGCTCCTCCCCGCCTCTCCCTTGCCGTGCCCTCTCTCCTCCGCCTCTCCCTCGCCGTGTATTCTCTCTCTCCGCCTCTCCTTCTCGCCGCTGCCTCGCCGGATCTTCGCCTCAGCCTTGCCGGATCTCTCTCCTCAAGGTTGCTCTATCTGacttcattattatttttttaggttttaattatagtttaggTTATGGATTTGTGATGATGATTCTGTGGTTagggttttcaattttttaggTTATGATTCTGTGGTTAGGGTTTGAATTATTTACATTATGATTCTGTGGTTAGGGTTTGATTATTTAGTGTTATGCTAAGTATTTTTGTGGTTTTTGGTTATCACTTTAGgttattgtttttttgtgttGATTCTGTCCTTGttagaatttaatttttttgattaattacagttactaaaaattttaaattattgtattaatctttatatttatttctttgcAGATGTCAGGAAATGATTATACCCGATATCTGTCTGCTGGTAGTAGGAAGAGTTATGGCAGTAAGAAGAGTTCATCCCGTCGTAGCAATCCGGGAAGTTCTTCTAATTCTCAGATGGCTGAGAGCTCGGCTGTACCTAACAGCCAGACACAACCTTCCCCTCCAGCTCCCGCTCAAGCTTCCCCTCCTGCTCCTGCTCAAGCTCCTCCAGCTCCCGCTCCCTCTCAAGCTCCTCCAGCTCCCGCTCCCTCTCAAGCTCCTCCAGCTCCCGCTCCTGCTCAAGCTCCTCCACCTCCAGCTCCCAATGCTGCCGCAATGACGTTGGAAGATTTAGCGGCAATCAATATGATTCTGGCTAGTCCTGGacatcatcttctttttcaCCTGCATCCAAATCGCCCTCCAAATACGgtttggtaagttttttttaattatatttcattgtaattaattataatattttcacttttataatttaattctcTCAATTGCCTTTAATTTTCTGTGATAGGTTTGATGAAGATGGGAGCGTTGCTGCATCGGTTCGTCAAATCTTTGAAAGAGATTTCAAAGAACCGCATGCTAGTTGGAAGCAAACCCCTGGGAATGTCGTGAGACGTTGGTTTGAATCCTTTGCGgtaattcatttaattttttcaaagtttaaaattctgtaaaataatctTTTTATGTTCACTACTAAtgtctattaattttttttttatgtcagcAAATGTATCATTGGGATTCTGGTTTCACTAGCCTGGTTCGCGATTCTTTCGAGGCCAAATTGAAAGTCCAAATGAATCGCCAAGTTTGTCGGTGGAAGAAAGTGTGGCGGGTAAAAGGTGATGCAGCTATGCCTGTTTGGTTTGACCCAAATGTTTGGGCTGGTCTCGTCACTTATTGGCTAGATCCAGGCACTGAAGTCCGGAGTTGCAATAGTCGGGCAGCCCGTTACTCTGAACCCGATGGACATGGGCCGTCTAAGCATCGTTCAGGTCAGACTTCTTACAAGGCCCGTGCGCGAATTATTGTAAGttctccctttttttttcttggttcaTTTAAGTTGCGATGTGAAGTTTCCTATTATCTCTTAAGTTGTGATCTCAATTTTTAATGATTTGActtaatctttttaattttaggcTGAAGAAACAGGAGAGTCTATTCCTGATTTGCTTGGGGTTCTCGAGATCACTAAACGAAAGCCGGATGGGTCTTTCGTTGACGGCAAATCTGAGCAGCTCTACAATGACGTGACATCTAAATTTTAGGAGTTATCTCAGGCAGCTAGTGCTGATCCCGAGAGCACCGGTTCTGTTGGTCTCACTCCAGCAGAAAAGAACAAGATTTATTGTGAGGTAATTTTTTATTGCTGtcaatctcaattttttttaagtcttcttTGATATTGATCTCTGATTTTATTATGTAGCTTGCTCCCCGCAAAAAGGGACGAATTTATGGAGTGGGTTCTCTAAATCAATCTGTAGGATCCGTTTCTGCATCTTTTCCTTCTTCTAGCAGTTCTGAGGACCAGTCTTTGAAGAAGATCATCAAGGAACAAGCTCTTGTGATTCAGAGCCAGGGAAATGAAATCGGGAGGCTGAGTGCTGCTGTTCGTTATCTAGCTACCAAAGATTCTACCTTGGCgaacattctttagtccgatgATGTGCCTTCTTCCCACAACTCCGAGGGCATGTCTCATGACTCTAGAGAtgatgaatctgatgctatTTAGTTTGTTGCTATCTTTGTTATGAATGTTAAAACTTTGTGTGTTTGTATTTCTTTGTATCGAATCTTGaattttttctatttcagtAATATTTTcgataatttaataattttttttataattttttctaaaaaaaaaattgttttagattttgctAGAAAAAACAAATACTCAGCAAAACGCTTGCAAAAGTGCAACGGAAAAGAACACGCAAATTTGCAAGGAAACAAAATACCATTGCAAATTTGCAACGAAAATATTGCTTGCAAATTTGCGAGGAAAGGAATACCGTTGCAAATTTGCAACGAAAATATTGCTTGCAAATTTGCGATGAAAACAAAACGCTCGCAAATTTGCGAGGAAAAGGTTCCGTTGCAAATCTGCAATGGAAACATTTCCTCGCAAATTTGCGTGTGTTTTGCAAGCGACGTCGTTTCCGTTGCAAAGTGCGACGATTATTTTTTCGTTGCAAATTTGCGACGAAAGTCATTCCGTTGCAAATTTGCGAGCGTTTTGCAAGCGAATTCAATTTGCGACTAAGGATTTGCAAGGGAATGTGTTTCCTCGCAAATAGCTCGCAAATGACGATTTGCAACGGAATTGCAATGCATTTTTCCCTTGCAAGTgacgtgttttcttgtagtgtcagtTTTGATAGAAATCAGGTGGACACTAATAGGCTTTCTTAGTGTCGtgcatttgatgcttgagttctGAAACGGTTTTTTTGCCCTATTTATTTTGGATTTCCTGATTTCTTATATGAATCTTAAGTTTCTTCCTCGTTAGCTTTTGGTCTCATTAAACGCATTATCTTGCAGCTAGCCCGCTGTAGCCGTTCCATCTGGTGTTCTTTAATCCATTGACTGGCAACACTCAACGGCATGAGTGTAACTGTAATTTACCTATCTACTTATATTCTTTCTTGTTTCACAATTCATGGTTTGTTCTATTATGTTGCTACCTTTGGACCAAACCAGAGAACCACTATGTAGCTAATAAGTTTCCACCTATGAAGCTTGAGTTTGTGTATGGGGTAACAGGCAAGCTTTGAAACTTGAAAGTCTCAATCTTTTTAGCTTGATTACGTAATAAGTAAGCAGTTTTCGGTTACTCATTTTGGTTAGCTGATTAGTCCCAcgtttgatattttaaaatctagttaAGAAGATTGTCATCTTCGATGGGGATCAAGGTCAATGGGTTGGTTGCTTGGTTACTCAGTACTATATAAGGTAGCTCTTTTAGATCAGAAGTTGCTCGCTTTGTTAGCTGATTAGTAGCTACAAATGGCCAGTAATAGTAAGGCATCATCGGTGTGCATGGTTCTTAGGTGTTGCTTGGCTAGCTTGGCAGGGGTTTCTGCTGTCGATGATGTTCCCCCTGATTCTTATGTGTTGAGATCAATGAGCCGTCGACCTAGATCCTAGCTGAAGTTTGATCAGACATGGCTTATTCTCAGTCTTCTAGCTTAGGTTTGCTTCAGTCTATATTGCCATACGCTCAGCGGCGGAGCCGGAAAATATTTATACTGGGatcataatttaaataaaattaattaaattaaaattaatttaaaatataattgtcgcataccaatttaaaagtatttgtaatataaactatttagctgttttaatttttagaagaaattatatttcaaacaaaaactatagtacataagatatttaaaaaaattaattgttaaataaaactttaaaacaaaagtGGAAAATGAACTaaataaattgcaaaacaactgaaagaaaaaaaatatgttgcaaaagaaatatattctctataatgaatattttaaaagatcCAAAACAATGAGAacgtaaacaaaacaaaacaaaaacatataagaaaacattAGAAAAGCAATAAAAActggtttgatttatatgttcattTTAAAGGGTGCAGTGAGGAACATCGATCCTGGATAAGGAGGGTAAATGAAAGGAAGTATACCAACTGAGCAACTGTTTTTCACATGTCTAagcttaaaattttattttttcatatttgaccGGGGTCAGCTGAACCCCCTCCTCACCATCTAGCTCAGCCCCTGCATGCGCTTGTCTTTTGGTCAGTGTTTCTTCTGTCTTTGTTTGctgttgtattttaatttttctcctTCTGCTACTAAACTGAAAATTGGtaattatataacatttttatattgtcgacagaaaaaattaaaacgttAAGAACCGACGGGCTCTTATTGACCCGAAAAAGGATTTGGTAGGCTTTCATTTCGTTAATACATGATCATGATCTACAAGATGGTCAAGATATGGTAAAATTGTGTTCTGCTCGTCGTATCGAGTTTTTGTTGTGGTGTACAAGAGTGAGGGCTTGTCTATACGTGAAATAGTACTAGTAGTAGTAAATCACTGACAGCAGTAGCTACAACAAGCGCAAGTTGAATCTAGCACTCGAGTGACCACAACATACATAGATTGTCACGTCTACAATAATCCTCCACTAAATTTCTGTTTATAGTAGACCATACAAGAACATCTCGGTGATCGCCTTGTAAGCAATGGAGGAATACCGCAACATTTTGCTTCATGGTGGTTTTTAGAAACTAGTCAAGATCTGAGTCTTAATTTCAGCTCACGCTTACTATCTGCCAATAAAGACAGTGAAGTGACCCACAAAAAAGGAGTTAAAATAAACGAAATGAGCCTTTATGCATCGCTTACTCACCAGGAGACACCATGTCCAGACCATAAGTGGTTTAAAAACGATCAGCAATCTTACAGAAACCTTGTTACAGAACATACCGCTTATAAgaataaataaggaaactatTAAGGAACGAACCTAAAAAAAGACTACAGGTTCACGTAACACAACTTACAGATGGCGAGTCCCTTCCATCTTTTAGAGTATTATATACCTCGTGAAGAAGAtaacacaaaaagaaaagactatcaaCCTAAGAAAGAAACTCGAAAAGCAACGTATCTCTCTCAATTAATTTTGATACTGGTATTTATACAAGGTAGAGGGAGCGGCAGACAAGGGCGGATCTACTTAAGGTAAGTAGGGGGCAGCTGTCCCccataaaattttgaacttCCCTCTAAATGTTAAAGCAAAATTAAGTTGCCCCCGTTGAAAAATAGTTTCTGCCCCCCTTCCCTAACTTAATCTGTTCTCAAATCTCTGTGTAAAATACCATTTCCCTTTTCTTAAATACCATTTATTATATTTGGTATAGCATTACCACGTTTCcttatttaatttgaaaacatttaaCCATTGTTGCTTAAATAATAACTTGTTGATGGCTgtaaatatcaaataaacatctatttaactaataaataagaataaacatttttagtTTATCAAAATACACTCAATGGTgatgaaattgtttttaattagttATCCACTCatagtgaaaaataaaatacttgttttgaggaattttttttttattatctgaacatatatgtatttatatttgtCACACCAAGAAAACatggaaattttgtttttaaaaattgtttttacaaaattgaaatttcttatt
The window above is part of the Brassica napus cultivar Da-Ae chromosome C8, Da-Ae, whole genome shotgun sequence genome. Proteins encoded here:
- the LOC106428619 gene encoding uncharacterized protein LOC106428619, with protein sequence MASRNDIYALRAWMYNHRDPDTGEVKREYRAGLRGFLQQATNQPFARENGKIFCPCVKCKNEPYLEIDTVKKHLYNRGFRPQYYIWFLHGEGASSSSTGQGFELRSYNANYYDPRESNMFGNNAGDGYEQNMFENNAGDRYEQHGNRYHNMVTDALHEAAIPDSSREETNIDAQRFYNMLDAANEPIYEGCREGLSRLSLASRMMTIKSDHSLNDKCMDSWAQLINEYLPEGNLAADNFYEIQKLVAGLGLPSETIDVCVDNCMIFWKDDENLEGCRFCKKPRYQETTGRNRVPYKRMWYLPITDRLKRLYHSERTAAWMRWHAQHSVKDGEITHPSDAKAWKHFQTVYPDFTSECRNVYLGLCTDGFSPFGMYGRQYSLWPVILTPYNLPPDMCMQREFLFLSILVPGPKHPKRALDVFLQPLIHELKLLWHFGEETWDYSQQQNFNMRAVLMWTISDFPAYGMLSGWTTHGRLSCPYCMEKTDAFQLKNGRKSCWFDCHRRFLPPHHTYRKNKKLFRKNKVVHAPPPIMQSGASLLEEIDYYGANETCKVEGNWHIQANMPDGYTTSHNWHKKSIFWQLPYWKDHLLRHNLDVMHIEKNVFESIMNTLLNVKGNSKDNLKSRLDLPDLCARPELHVTREGKLPVPDFRLSGVAKQKLFEWVNSDVKFPDGYVSKFSRCIENGQKFSGMKSHDCHIFMQRLLPFAMTELLLKHVHEAIAGNKSDF
- the LOC125591559 gene encoding formin-like protein 4, with product MSGNDYTRYLSAGSRKSYGSKKSSSRRSNPGSSSNSQMAESSAVPNSQTQPSPPAPAQASPPAPAQAPPAPAPSQAPPAPAPSQAPPAPAPAQAPPPPAPNAAAMTLEDLAAINMILASPGHHLLFHLHPNRPPNTVWFDEDGSVAASVRQIFERDFKEPHASWKQTPGNVVRRWFESFAQMYHWDSGFTSLVRDSFEAKLKVQMNRQVCRWKKVWRVKGDAAMPVWFDPNVWAGLVTYWLDPGTEVRSCNSRAARYSEPDGHGPSKHRSGQTSYKARARIIAEETGESIPDLLGVLEITKRKPDGSFVDGKSEQLYNDVTSKF